Proteins from a single region of Dasypus novemcinctus isolate mDasNov1 chromosome 16, mDasNov1.1.hap2, whole genome shotgun sequence:
- the CHMP1B gene encoding charged multivesicular body protein 1b: MSNMEKHLFNLKFAAKELSRSAKKCDKEEKAEKAKIKKAIQKGNMEVARIHAENAIRQKTQAVNFLRMSARVDAVAARVQTAVTMGKVTKSMAGVVKSMDATLKTMNLEKISALMDKFEHQFETLDVQTQQMEDTMSSTTTLTTPQSQVDMLLQEMADEAGLDLNMELPQGQTGSVGTSVASAEQDELSQRLARLRDQV, translated from the coding sequence ATGTCCAACATGGAGAAACACCTGTTCAACCTGAAGTTCGCGGCCAAAGAACTGAGCCGGAGTGCCAAGAAATGCGACAAGGAGGAGAAGGCCGAGAAGGCCAAGATTAAAAAGGCCATTCAGAAAGGCAACATGGAAGTTGCGAGGATACACGCGGAAAACGCCATCCGTCAGAAGACCCAGGCGGTGAATTTCCTGCGAATGAGTGCGCGGGTCGATGCGGTGGCTGCCAGAGTCCAGACAGCAGTGACGATGGGCAAGGTGACCAAGTCCATGGCCGGTGTGGTTAAGTCAATGGACGCGACGTTGAAGACCATGAATCTGGAGAAGATCTCTGCCCTGATGGACAAATTCGAACACCAGTTTGAGACGCTTGACGTCCAGACGCAGCAGATGGAAGACACGATGAGCAGCACGACGACGCTGACCACTCCGCAGAGCCAAGTGGATATGCTGCTCCAGGAGATGGCAGACGAGGCTGGCCTCGACCTCAACATGGAGCTGCCGCAGGGGCAGACCGGCTCGGTGGGCACGAGCGTGGCCTCGGCCGAGCAGGATGAGCTGTCCCAGAGACTGGCCCGCCTGCGGGATCAGGTGTGA